In Treponema sp. OMZ 798, the following proteins share a genomic window:
- a CDS encoding IS3 family transposase → MTRKKKINNEECDLEYYKTAALFWETYAKNIEAELAKQGKKKLVLKTMEDCLSIAPHTKIRKLCKVAGVSKSTFYYNRKNDSQAQKDAQIVTLLKKLPKEVLLRRGNKAKANIIRQKFGVLVNHKRIERICRAYGLLAKNRRRKFPKHYYEQRKQNKQNLPENILNRQFYAAEPLKKLCTDVSYFRTTKGWLYLSPVLDLYRNQISAYHMSTHNDEKPVMDMLDKLPCLEPGALLHSDQGAVYTSKAYTNRLREKKIIQSMSRRATCRDNACMEHFFGTLKIESGYNELIKIRTPTEQEVRALIDNFIKYYNNERIQKNLGWQPPVEKYA, encoded by the coding sequence ATGACTCGGAAAAAGAAAATTAACAACGAAGAGTGCGACCTTGAATATTATAAAACGGCTGCTCTTTTTTGGGAAACCTATGCAAAGAATATCGAAGCGGAACTTGCAAAACAAGGTAAAAAAAAACTCGTTTTGAAAACGATGGAGGACTGCCTATCAATAGCACCGCACACGAAGATACGGAAATTGTGTAAAGTTGCAGGAGTTTCAAAGTCAACATTCTATTATAACCGGAAGAACGACAGTCAGGCACAGAAGGATGCACAAATCGTAACTTTGCTTAAGAAACTGCCCAAGGAAGTCCTATTACGGCGAGGAAACAAGGCGAAAGCGAATATTATAAGACAAAAATTCGGTGTTCTTGTGAATCACAAGCGCATCGAGCGTATTTGCCGAGCATATGGCCTTCTTGCGAAGAATAGAAGAAGAAAGTTTCCTAAACATTATTACGAGCAGCGCAAGCAAAACAAGCAAAACCTACCTGAGAATATTCTGAATCGTCAATTCTATGCAGCAGAACCGCTTAAAAAACTCTGTACGGATGTATCATATTTTCGTACCACAAAAGGATGGTTGTATCTAAGTCCTGTGCTTGATTTATATAGAAATCAGATTAGTGCATACCACATGTCGACTCATAATGATGAAAAACCGGTTATGGATATGTTGGATAAACTTCCATGCCTTGAACCCGGAGCGCTTCTCCATTCCGATCAAGGCGCAGTATACACTTCCAAAGCATATACAAATCGCCTTAGGGAAAAGAAAATCATTCAAAGTATGAGCCGTAGGGCAACCTGCCGGGATAATGCCTGTATGGAACATTTTTTCGGAACTCTCAAAATAGAAAGCGGATATAACGAGCTAATAAAAATCAGAACTCCGACAGAACAAGAAGTGAGAGCTCTGATTGACAATTTTATAAAATATTACAATAATGAGCGTATTCAAAAGAATCTCGGCTGGCAGCCGCCGGTCGAAAAATATGCTTAA
- a CDS encoding Rpn family recombination-promoting nuclease/putative transposase, with amino-acid sequence MKKLFKITLRNDYAFKRIFGTEENKDVLQDFLECILDIPPETIAGLELLDKEFHKELITEKLGILDIKLRLKDDTFVDIEIQNRWHRDFPERTLYYWSKMYNEGIKQGQDYTKLPKCITINLIGEGFNKNRRLHNKYVVLEQDTKEPLVSKLEIHILNLEKARLLKEGQCKNDKTKHLLNWLKFIETDDPEVRNMLAQESPMMRKANATIEIMEMSPRDKWLYESRMKYEHDRASCISEGYHQGMQQGLEQGLERGFADGAYQNKLETAKNLLDIGLAVEIISKVTGLSKEEVEKL; translated from the coding sequence ATGAAAAAACTTTTTAAAATAACCCTCCGCAATGATTACGCTTTTAAACGTATATTCGGAACAGAGGAAAATAAGGATGTTTTACAGGATTTTTTAGAATGTATCTTAGACATTCCGCCTGAAACTATCGCAGGTTTGGAGCTGCTGGACAAGGAGTTTCATAAGGAACTTATAACTGAAAAATTGGGCATCTTGGATATCAAGTTACGGCTAAAAGACGACACCTTTGTCGATATTGAAATTCAAAATAGGTGGCATCGTGATTTTCCTGAAAGGACCTTATATTATTGGTCTAAAATGTACAACGAGGGTATAAAACAAGGTCAAGACTATACAAAACTTCCAAAGTGTATTACAATAAACTTGATAGGGGAAGGCTTTAACAAAAATAGGCGTTTACACAACAAGTATGTTGTATTGGAGCAAGATACAAAAGAGCCCTTAGTTTCAAAACTTGAGATTCATATATTAAACCTTGAAAAGGCAAGGCTTTTAAAAGAAGGTCAATGCAAAAATGATAAAACAAAACACTTATTAAATTGGCTGAAATTTATCGAAACTGACGATCCGGAGGTACGTAATATGCTGGCACAAGAATCACCGATGATGAGAAAAGCAAATGCAACGATAGAAATTATGGAAATGAGCCCCAGAGATAAGTGGCTATACGAGTCCCGAATGAAATACGAACACGATAGAGCTTCATGTATAAGTGAGGGGTATCATCAAGGTATGCAACAAGGTCTTGAACAAGGTCTTGAACGCGGCTTTGCTGATGGTGCATACCAAAATAAGCTTGAAACTGCAAAAAACTTGCTTGATATAGGGCTTGCCGTAGAAATTATTTCAAAAGTTACAGGTCTTAGTAAAGAAGAGGTGGAGAAGCTGTAA
- a CDS encoding adenylate kinase, whose product MNCIFLGPPGAGKGTLAFEVSKSYKIPHISTGDLFRAAIKDQTDLGKKVKAVIDSGALVSDDLTIALVKERLEKDDTKKGFILDGFPRTIAQADALEHIVKIDSVVNFDISDDEVIKRLSGRRVCSSCGQSFHIEFVKPKKEGICDSCSGELITRPDDKIEAIQKRLETYRSQTAPLIDYYAKKKLIVDIDARPATDKVLASFENKFPH is encoded by the coding sequence ATGAACTGTATTTTTTTGGGCCCTCCGGGCGCAGGAAAGGGAACCCTCGCTTTTGAGGTTTCAAAATCGTATAAGATCCCCCATATTTCAACCGGAGATCTTTTTAGGGCTGCAATAAAGGATCAAACCGATTTGGGAAAAAAGGTTAAGGCTGTCATTGATTCCGGGGCCTTGGTAAGCGACGATCTTACAATCGCCCTTGTAAAGGAAAGATTGGAAAAGGATGACACCAAAAAAGGCTTTATTCTGGACGGCTTTCCCCGTACAATTGCTCAGGCCGATGCTTTGGAGCATATAGTGAAAATTGATTCCGTTGTCAACTTCGATATAAGCGATGATGAGGTTATCAAGCGGCTTTCAGGAAGACGGGTTTGTTCCTCATGCGGTCAAAGTTTTCATATCGAATTCGTAAAGCCGAAAAAAGAAGGTATTTGCGACTCATGTTCGGGAGAGCTCATTACCCGCCCCGACGATAAAATCGAAGCTATCCAAAAGCGCCTTGAGACTTACAGAAGTCAAACAGCCCCGCTTATAGATTATTATGCAAAAAAGAAATTAATAGTAGATATAGATGCCCGCCCGGCAACAGACAAGGTATTAGCTTCTTTTGAAAATAAATTCCCGCATTAA
- a CDS encoding dicarboxylate/amino acid:cation symporter, protein MKIWIKYLIGSALGIIIAVLSSSDSAFFNAAVDFASNIAIQFGRYSLYPVLFFGFTVSISKLRESRSLLKLSIYIAVFIILSSFLAAFLGLISISISSPPRIPIFVEETSSVENLGVMESFLRLFPSSAFEALMDGLYILPLCIFAGFAGAACAVDKNISKPALTLFDSLSRISYAVMAFFVDMFSIGLIAVSVNWFIKFQAMLSTKFFTGLVVLLLIDFFIIALIIYPIILKIICRDINPYKILYASIAPVCAAFFSGDTNLTLPVLLRHSNESLGVRRRISSVSLPVFSVFGRAGSAMVVTISFIVILKSYSSLGISVKDMFWLVGVSTVFSFFLGRFPVTGTYVSLVAVCAIYGRGFESGFLILRPAAFFIGSVAAAIDALTAMVGTYIIGHLSKMTNTRTLRFFI, encoded by the coding sequence ATGAAAATTTGGATAAAATATCTTATAGGTTCTGCTCTAGGTATTATAATTGCAGTCCTTTCTTCTTCCGATAGTGCGTTTTTTAATGCAGCTGTTGATTTTGCTTCTAATATTGCTATTCAATTCGGCCGCTATTCCTTATATCCCGTTTTATTTTTTGGGTTTACCGTAAGTATATCTAAATTGCGCGAAAGCCGTTCATTACTAAAACTTTCGATATATATTGCCGTCTTTATTATTCTTTCGTCCTTTTTGGCAGCCTTTTTAGGTTTGATTTCTATTTCTATCAGCTCTCCGCCGAGAATACCTATCTTTGTTGAAGAGACAAGTTCTGTCGAAAATTTGGGCGTTATGGAGTCCTTTTTACGGCTGTTTCCTTCAAGCGCCTTTGAAGCCCTTATGGACGGACTTTATATTCTTCCCCTCTGTATCTTTGCAGGTTTTGCAGGGGCCGCTTGTGCCGTCGATAAAAATATTTCAAAGCCTGCTTTAACCCTCTTTGATTCGCTTTCCAGAATTTCTTATGCCGTTATGGCCTTTTTTGTAGATATGTTTTCGATAGGGCTTATAGCCGTATCGGTGAACTGGTTTATCAAGTTTCAAGCCATGCTTTCTACCAAATTTTTTACGGGTCTGGTTGTACTTTTGTTGATAGATTTTTTTATAATAGCCTTAATCATATATCCTATAATCTTAAAAATAATATGCAGGGATATAAATCCTTATAAAATTCTTTATGCTTCGATAGCCCCTGTTTGTGCTGCCTTTTTTTCGGGCGATACCAATTTAACTCTGCCTGTCTTATTGCGCCATTCCAATGAGAGCTTGGGTGTAAGAAGGAGAATTTCTTCAGTATCCTTGCCTGTTTTTTCGGTTTTTGGCAGGGCTGGGAGTGCAATGGTCGTTACGATCAGTTTTATCGTAATTTTAAAGTCCTATTCCAGTTTGGGTATAAGCGTAAAGGATATGTTTTGGCTTGTAGGTGTTTCAACCGTTTTTTCATTCTTTTTGGGCCGTTTCCCCGTAACGGGAACCTACGTTTCCCTTGTTGCAGTTTGTGCTATATACGGCAGGGGCTTTGAATCGGGCTTTTTAATTTTGCGCCCGGCAGCCTTTTTTATAGGCTCGGTAGCTGCCGCAATTGATGCCTTAACCGCCATGGTGGGAACATACATAATCGGCCACTTATCTAAAATGACCAATACACGCACTTTAAGGTTCTTTATATAA
- a CDS encoding leucine-rich repeat domain-containing protein yields MLKTLAALIIFSFLVFSCSEKEEKIGVENKEAQAAPGSQAGLILEKKDKGLQSTDNEKNKAEALYQKALNEASLIFEFEAVNKKIGLSVKADKNIKIEGAVPSEIPADGSVTEIFIAKNSLAFLGDIKELKIHNAEILSRVKIIKAPSLKLLDISFSGLKNIEFFDCPSLENLILEGNKKMDKPDFSSLKDLKKLGLAKTTIQEVDFSAFPGLEYLDISYVNLKALDLTKNVELKELDCENSGLTNLDLTKNIKLTRLNCRANKLNDLILFQNKELKFLDCGKNELDKLLISLNTKLQKLSCDSNEIKDLDISSLKELEELYCYRNKIENLTLSSNSKLKNLFCFENEINEKSMKALFDSLIAGDGYDFKTLVVYAEKNPNLTYKVDKYFDHNFVPSQEMLNSASFKFWKVYFTLYGLEDMSSIIDSLVQTTGEAF; encoded by the coding sequence ATGTTAAAGACCTTAGCAGCTTTGATTATTTTTAGCTTCCTTGTTTTTTCGTGTTCCGAAAAGGAAGAAAAAATAGGGGTTGAAAATAAAGAAGCACAAGCTGCGCCCGGTTCACAAGCCGGACTTATCCTTGAAAAAAAAGATAAGGGCCTTCAATCAACTGATAACGAGAAAAATAAGGCTGAGGCCTTATACCAAAAAGCCTTAAATGAAGCCTCCCTTATTTTTGAATTTGAGGCTGTAAACAAAAAAATCGGTTTAAGCGTTAAAGCCGATAAAAACATCAAAATTGAAGGTGCCGTCCCTTCGGAAATCCCTGCCGACGGTTCAGTAACCGAAATATTTATAGCAAAAAATTCTCTTGCATTCTTGGGCGATATAAAAGAGCTTAAAATCCATAATGCAGAAATTTTAAGCAGAGTTAAAATAATAAAGGCTCCGTCTTTGAAGCTCTTGGATATCTCTTTTTCGGGTTTAAAGAATATAGAATTTTTCGACTGTCCTTCTCTTGAAAATCTGATTCTTGAAGGAAATAAGAAAATGGATAAGCCTGATTTTTCTTCGTTAAAAGACTTAAAAAAACTTGGCTTAGCTAAAACAACGATTCAAGAGGTAGATTTTTCCGCTTTTCCCGGTCTTGAATACCTTGATATAAGCTATGTAAACTTAAAAGCCCTTGATCTTACAAAAAACGTTGAGCTAAAAGAGCTTGATTGTGAAAATTCCGGTTTAACTAATCTTGACTTAACCAAAAATATAAAATTAACCAGACTTAATTGCAGGGCTAATAAACTTAACGACTTGATTCTTTTTCAAAACAAGGAGCTCAAGTTTTTAGATTGCGGAAAAAACGAGCTCGATAAACTTTTGATAAGTCTTAACACAAAGCTTCAAAAACTTTCTTGCGATTCCAATGAAATAAAGGATTTGGATATTTCTTCGTTGAAGGAGCTTGAAGAGCTTTATTGCTACCGCAACAAAATAGAAAATCTTACCCTGAGTTCAAATTCTAAGTTAAAAAATCTTTTTTGCTTCGAGAATGAGATTAACGAAAAATCAATGAAGGCTCTCTTCGATTCTTTAATCGCAGGGGACGGATACGATTTTAAAACCCTTGTGGTCTATGCCGAAAAAAATCCCAATCTGACATACAAGGTAGATAAATACTTCGACCATAATTTTGTGCCTAGCCAAGAAATGCTTAATTCCGCATCTTTTAAATTTTGGAAGGTCTATTTTACCCTTTACGGTCTTGAAGATATGAGCAGTATAATCGACTCCCTTGTTCAAACAACGGGAGAAGCTTTTTAG
- a CDS encoding type III PLP-dependent enzyme encodes MERKDYISDSEWKHFMSFSENLETPCVVINLKTIKKNYQKLKENFPYADVFYAIKANPHEEIITMLNEMGSCFDIASRYELDKVLKLGVSPERVSYGNTIKKAKDIAYFYEKGVRMFATDSKDDLKNIAQFAPGSRVYVRILVENTTSADWPLSRKFGCHPDMAYDLCIQARDSGLIPYGISFHVGSQQRDIGQWNDAIAKTKYLMGSLEEEEDIKLEMVNMGGGFPASYVTPANDLSEYASEINRYLEDDFGDERPRIILEPGRSLVGDSGILVTEVVMISRKNNTALFRWVYLDTGLFNGLIETLNESLKYPIVTDKDEGCKKWGEVVLAGPTCDSMDIMYEDYKYSLPTNLKPGDRVYFLTTGAYTSSYASVEFNGFPPIKTYIMK; translated from the coding sequence ATGGAAAGAAAGGATTACATTAGCGATTCTGAGTGGAAACACTTTATGAGTTTTTCAGAAAATCTGGAAACGCCCTGTGTTGTTATCAACCTAAAAACAATCAAAAAAAATTATCAAAAGTTAAAAGAAAATTTCCCCTATGCGGATGTTTTTTATGCAATTAAGGCAAACCCGCACGAAGAAATTATTACAATGCTCAATGAGATGGGCTCATGCTTTGACATAGCTTCACGTTATGAACTCGATAAGGTTTTAAAATTAGGTGTAAGCCCTGAAAGAGTCAGCTACGGTAACACCATAAAAAAAGCAAAAGACATTGCTTATTTTTATGAAAAAGGCGTTAGGATGTTTGCCACAGACAGTAAGGACGACCTTAAAAATATAGCTCAATTTGCTCCCGGCTCAAGAGTTTATGTGAGAATTCTGGTTGAAAATACCACCAGTGCCGACTGGCCTCTGTCAAGAAAATTCGGCTGCCATCCCGATATGGCTTATGACCTTTGTATTCAGGCTAGAGATTCAGGACTTATTCCTTATGGTATTTCTTTCCACGTAGGAAGCCAGCAGAGGGATATCGGTCAGTGGAACGATGCCATTGCAAAGACAAAATACCTCATGGGCTCTTTGGAAGAAGAAGAGGATATCAAGCTTGAGATGGTAAACATGGGAGGAGGCTTCCCTGCTTCTTATGTTACGCCTGCAAACGATTTAAGCGAGTACGCTTCCGAAATCAACAGATACTTGGAAGATGACTTCGGCGATGAACGCCCCCGAATTATTTTGGAACCCGGCCGCTCCCTTGTAGGAGACAGCGGTATTTTGGTAACCGAGGTTGTTATGATTTCGCGCAAAAACAACACAGCCCTCTTTAGATGGGTATATCTTGATACAGGTCTCTTTAACGGTCTTATCGAAACCCTAAACGAGTCCTTAAAATATCCTATCGTTACCGATAAGGATGAGGGCTGCAAAAAATGGGGTGAGGTCGTTTTGGCAGGTCCTACATGTGACAGTATGGATATTATGTATGAAGACTATAAATACAGTCTTCCTACCAACCTTAAGCCCGGAGACAGGGTATACTTCCTTACAACCGGTGCCTATACATCCAGTTATGCTTCAGTAGAATTTAACGGCTTCCCGCCGATTAAAACCTACATAATGAAGTAA
- the rimP gene encoding ribosome maturation factor RimP gives MEFIQKKDIPYFTECEPLVEGLGFKLVDLNVLHKKDVWQVKAVIKSEKGVGIKDCTSVHRSLQPRIEALIGSQDVAMEVSSPGINRLVKRAVEFYAFIGEQAQIWDNSITDWRHGIIREVNSEGLVLNSDNQDIQIPYQDIKKARCNL, from the coding sequence GTGGAATTTATTCAAAAAAAAGATATTCCGTACTTTACCGAATGTGAACCTCTTGTTGAAGGACTCGGCTTTAAACTGGTTGATCTGAATGTCCTTCATAAAAAAGATGTTTGGCAGGTTAAGGCGGTAATAAAATCCGAAAAAGGGGTCGGTATCAAGGACTGTACCTCCGTACACAGAAGTCTTCAACCCCGTATTGAAGCCCTCATAGGCTCGCAAGACGTAGCGATGGAAGTCAGCTCTCCGGGAATAAACCGGCTTGTAAAGCGGGCTGTCGAGTTTTACGCCTTTATAGGAGAACAAGCCCAAATTTGGGACAACAGTATTACTGACTGGCGGCACGGAATTATAAGAGAAGTAAATTCCGAAGGCCTTGTTTTAAATTCTGATAATCAAGACATTCAAATTCCGTATCAGGATATAAAAAAAGCCAGATGTAATCTTTAA
- the nusA gene encoding transcription termination factor NusA, protein MSEGIIEAIREFAQEKGIDDDFVLHIVEQALKASYKKQFGTDANAVFNEETGKIYSKKIITEQAKTPVFDIGLEEAKKLAPSCEAGDELLVEVDPKTFGINSVKVGMQRAIQCIREMQKDSLYAEYSTKVGEIIIGYYHRERNGNIYVDLGKVEGLLPKKYQSPGDHFGRNVAAGEESRIKALVREVKKHRQSNVVQLILSRTDAEFVRQILELEVPEIESGIVKIHNIVREPGYRTKISVSTDRDDIDPVGACVGAKGARIQAVIAELDDEKIDILPYSEDPKAYIKSALSPAEVMDVIIFDAEKKKAYAIVSDSQLSLAIGKQGLNVRLANRLVDWNIEVKTEEQYKKMDIYTDARKAVENLFTDEDKDEEEEYEEISNVSELPGITEDILTVLRNNEIEDVQDLINMEDDEIRALEGLTAEMADTLLDIIANAVEVVEDDEDESDEESEPVSDDEGEVEEFECPECGHKITIDMTKCPNCGVDLAFEYEDEE, encoded by the coding sequence ATGTCTGAAGGAATAATCGAGGCAATTCGGGAATTTGCGCAGGAAAAAGGGATTGATGACGATTTTGTTTTACACATTGTAGAACAGGCCCTAAAAGCGTCTTATAAAAAACAATTCGGAACAGATGCAAATGCCGTATTTAATGAAGAAACAGGAAAGATATACTCAAAGAAAATAATAACGGAGCAGGCAAAAACTCCTGTTTTTGATATCGGCTTAGAAGAAGCAAAAAAACTTGCCCCCTCCTGCGAGGCCGGCGATGAACTCTTAGTTGAAGTCGATCCGAAAACCTTCGGCATTAATTCTGTCAAGGTCGGAATGCAAAGAGCAATCCAATGTATAAGAGAAATGCAAAAAGACTCTCTTTATGCAGAATACAGTACAAAGGTAGGCGAAATCATCATCGGCTACTACCATAGAGAACGCAACGGAAACATCTATGTAGATTTGGGAAAGGTCGAAGGCTTATTACCTAAAAAATATCAGTCTCCGGGAGATCACTTCGGACGAAATGTGGCAGCCGGAGAAGAATCAAGAATAAAGGCTCTTGTACGGGAAGTAAAAAAACACCGACAGTCAAATGTAGTACAGCTAATCCTTTCAAGAACCGATGCGGAATTTGTAAGACAGATACTGGAGCTGGAAGTACCTGAAATTGAAAGCGGAATAGTAAAAATTCATAATATTGTAAGAGAACCCGGTTATAGAACAAAGATATCGGTTTCAACAGACAGGGATGATATAGATCCTGTAGGAGCCTGTGTTGGAGCAAAGGGAGCTAGAATTCAAGCAGTCATCGCAGAACTGGATGATGAAAAGATAGATATTCTGCCGTACTCCGAAGATCCTAAGGCTTATATAAAAAGTGCCCTTTCGCCTGCTGAGGTTATGGATGTTATTATCTTTGATGCAGAAAAAAAGAAGGCATATGCAATAGTATCCGACTCCCAATTGTCATTGGCTATAGGAAAGCAAGGTTTGAATGTGCGTCTTGCAAACCGCCTTGTAGACTGGAACATAGAAGTAAAAACCGAAGAACAGTATAAAAAGATGGATATTTATACTGATGCACGAAAGGCTGTTGAAAACTTATTTACCGATGAAGATAAGGATGAAGAGGAAGAGTATGAGGAAATTTCCAATGTTTCCGAACTTCCCGGAATTACCGAAGACATTCTAACGGTATTACGCAATAACGAAATTGAAGACGTACAAGACTTGATTAATATGGAAGATGATGAAATCAGGGCCTTGGAAGGTCTTACCGCCGAAATGGCTGATACTCTTCTTGACATTATAGCTAATGCCGTTGAAGTTGTAGAAGACGATGAAGATGAAAGCGATGAAGAAAGCGAACCTGTTTCGGATGATGAGGGAGAGGTTGAAGAATTCGAATGCCCTGAGTGCGGTCATAAAATAACGATAGATATGACAAAATGCCCTAATTGCGGAGTAGATCTTGCTTTTGAATATGAGGACGAAGAGTAG